One part of the Denticeps clupeoides chromosome 16, fDenClu1.1, whole genome shotgun sequence genome encodes these proteins:
- the madd gene encoding MAP kinase-activating death domain protein isoform X34, translating to MEKKKMCPRLLDYLVVVGARQPSSDSVAQTPQLLRRYPLEDHADFPLPPDVVFFCQPEGCLSIRQRRVSLRDDSSFVFTLTDKDSGVVRYGICVNFYRSFQRGHHRPRTDKGDKGPLAETAVEATEKSDLPADELVPPPASGDAFPPGDLGTGRSPRQRRKPRVAPRNRNSTLTSLCMLSHYPFFSTFRECLYILKRMVDCCSHRLTQRTGLPKGTQRDTMWRVFTGALSVEEKEKGSQLLQDLREVESWVYRLLRSPVPVATLRRVDVEVLPHDMQPPLTFALPDSSRFSLVDFPLHLPLELLGVDACLQVLTCILLEHKVVLQSRDYNALSMSVMAFVAMIYPLEYMFPVIPLLPTCMASAEQLLLAPTPYIIGVPASFFLYKSDFKMPDDVWLVDLDCNKVIAPTNAEILPPLPEPESSELKKHLKQLLQVNQCLVRLTVITQKQIFASDSKALASMSLNTQPILNLEKFQEGQELPLLPPGRDKASPSSTEFNPLIYGNDVDSVDVATRVAMVRFFNSPNVLQGFQMHTRTLRLFPRPVVAFQATSFLASRPRRSPFAEKLSHTQAVEYYGEWALNPSNLAFQRIHNNVYDPSLIGDKPKWYAHQLQPVYYRVYDGSSQLAEAMSRPLEDEGNYSDPTDDSPVCFSGSDSEAYDSSSSYSSLGDFVNEMIRGDIQGDTPNVDPLTHAALGDASEVEFHDFQEYKEEGSDRMAEGEGSADTAEGQPLRSSSSTTASSSPSTVIQGANHEQTEPGEMEASASAVLQNSVPGLAVPPFTRPTPDPVPMDAANKKKEYDNPYFEPQYGFPTDDDADNEEQEESYTPRFNQNLNGNKLQRPLRPSSLRLPGESDGEGDSRNSSPNSTISNNSSDGFGGLMSFASNLYKNHGTSFSLSNLALPNKAAREKATPFPSLKGARAPRALVDQKSSVIKHSPTVKRESPSPQGRANNTSENQQFLKEVVQSVLDGQGVGWLNMKKVRRLLENEQLRVFVLSKLNRAVQSEEDARQEVIRDVEVSRKVYKGMLDLLKCTVSSLEHSYTNAGLGGMASVFSLLEIARTHYQTKDPEKRKRSPTEGSSSPGSKESPSGRMESARAAGVLLVPRLQLPPPSSGKGARHFDTRSLNEENFIASIGAEAAKHRVEGGDTEEKKSQISADSGLSVTSGSQKSDTESLASSEPPALTRSTSQDSEASTVSNSSGETLGADSDLSSTAGDCLGGRVPPHLTLSRGTLSDSEIETNPATSSVFGKTHQLKPGVKEAAGPLTRGVPSAPIEDVSMRIYLCEGLLGKERSTLWDQLQFWEDAFLDAVMLEREGMGMDQGPQEMIDRYLSLGDHDRKRLEDDEDRLLATLLHNMIAYMLMMKVNKNDIRKKVRRLMGKSHIGLTHSQEINDILDRLANLSGRELPIRPSGSRHIKKQTFVVHAGTDTTGDIFFMEVCDDCIVLRSNIGTVYERWWYEKLINMTYCPKTKVLCLWRRNGQETQLNKFYTKKCRELYYCVKDSMERAAARQQSIKPGPELGGEFPVQDMKSGEGGLLQVTLEGINLKFMHSQVFIELNHIKKCNTVKGVFVLEEFVPETKEVVIHKYKTPMAHQICYSVLCLFSYMAAVKGKEAEGKPKMLSPRPLAS from the exons atggagaaaaagaaaatgtgtcccCGCCTCCTGGACTACCTGGTTGTGGTTGGTGCCAG GCAGCCCAGCAGTGACAGCGTGGCCCAGACACCTCAGCTCCTGCGCAGGTATCCACTGGAGGATCACGCAGACTTTCCGCTGCCTCCGGATGTGGTGTTCTTCTGTCAGCCTGAGGGCTGCCTCAGCATCCGACAGCGCCGAGTCAGCCTCCGTGATGACTCCTCGTTTGTCTTCACTCTTACCGACAAAGACTCTGGCGTTGTTCGCTATGGAATCTGTGTCAACTTTTACCGCTCCTTTCAAAGGGGGCACCACCGCCCCAGGACAGACAAAG GGGACAAGGGACCTTTAGCAGAGACTGCGGTTGAGGCCACAGAAAAATCTGACCTCCCTGCTGATGAGCTTGTCCCCCCGCCTGCCAGTGGAGATGCatttccccctggagacttgGGAACGGGCAGGTCCCCTCGGCAAAGACGCAAACCCAGGGTGGCCCCTCGGAACCGAAACAgcactttgacttcactctgcATGCTCAGCCACTACCCATTCTTCTCCACCTTCAGGGAGTGCCTGTACATCCTGAAGCGCATGGTAGACTGCTGCAGCCACCGGCTCACACAGCGCACGGGCCTGCCCAAGGGCACTCAGAG GGACACCATGTGGCGTGTTTTTACGGGTGCGCTCTCTgtagaggagaaggagaagggcaGCCAGCTGCTGCAGGACTTGCGGGAGGTGGAATCGTGGGTGTACCGCCTGCTTCGTTCGCCCGTGCCCGTAGCCACCTTGCGCCGCGTGGACGTGGAAGTGCTGCCTCACGACATGCAGCCACCCCTTACCTTTGCCCTCCCCGACTCTTCTCGATTCAGCCTGGTGGACTTCCCACTCCACCTTCCCCTGGAGTTGCTGGGTGTGGATGCATGTCTGCAGGTTCTCACCTGCATTTTGCTGGAACATAAG GTGGTTTTGCAGTCTCGGGACTACAACGCTCTGTCCATGAGTGTCATGGCATTTGTAGCTATGATCTACCCCTTAGAGTACATGTTTCCTGTCATCCCCCTGCTTCCCACATGCATGGCTTCTGCTGAACAG CTTCTTCTTGCTCCAACTCCTTACATCATTGGTGTCCCAGCCAGCTTTTTCCTTTACAAGTCGGATTTTAAGATGCCAGATGATGTCTGGCTAGTTGATCTTGACTGCAACAAG GTTATTGCGCCAACCAACGCTGAAATACTGCCCCCCCTCCCAGAGCCTGAGTCATCAGAACTGAAGAAACACCTGAAGCAG CTCTTACAGGTAAACCAG TGTCTGGTTAGATTGACTGTGATCACCCAAAAGCAGATCTTCGCCTCCGACTCTAAG GCCTTGGCCAGCATGAGCTTGAACACCCAGCCCATCCTCAACCTGGAGAAATTTCAGGAGGGACAGGAACtacctcttcttcctcctggcAGAGACAAGGCTTCACCATCATCGACAGAGTTCAACCCGCTCATATATGGGAATGACGTGGACTCTGTGGATGTCGCAACAAg GGTTGCCATGGTGAGGTTCTTCAATTCCCCAAATGTGCTGCAAGGGTTCCAGATGCACACACGTACCCTGCGCCTGTTCCCTCGCCCTGTGGTGGCATTCCAGGCAACCTCGTTCCTAGCCTCCCGGCCTCGGCGCTCTCCCTTTGCTGAAAAGCTGTCACACACTCAGGCTGTGGAATATTATGGAGAATGGGCCCTAAACCCGTCAAACCTTGCATTTCAGAGAATCCACAACA ATGTGTATGACCCCTCTTTGATCGGAGACAAGCCCAAGTGGTATGCTCACCAACTTCAGCCTGTGTATTACCGGGTGTATGATGGCTCGTCCCAGCTGGCAGAAGCCATGAGCAGACCATTGGAGGATGAGGGAAATTATTCAGACCCCACTGATGACAG tcctGTGTGTTTCAGTGGCAGCGACAGTGAGGCCTATGACTCCAGCTCTTCATACTCTTCTCTTGGGGACTTTGTGAATGAAATGATCAGGGGCGACATTCAGGGAGACACTCCAA ATGTGGACCCACTTACACATGCTGCATTAGGGGATGCCAGTGAAGTTGAGTTCCATGACTTCCAGGAGTATAAGGAGGAGGGGTCTGACCGCATGGCTGAAGGAGAGGGCTCTGCCGACACTGCAGAGGGGCAACCTCTGCGTTCAAGCTCTAGCACCACCGCCAGCTCCAGCCCAAGCACAGTCATCCAGGGAGCAAATCAT GAACAGACAGAGCCTGGGGAGATGGAGGCTTCAGCAAGTGCTGTTCTCCAAAACTCTGTCCCTGGATTGGCTGTTCCACCTTTTACAAGACCCACCCCAGATCCTGTGCCTATGGATGCAGCCAATAAGAAGAAAGAATATGACAACCCATACTTTGAGCCACAATATGGGTTCCCCACTGATGATGATGCAGACAACGAGGAGCAAGAAGAGAGCTACACACCCCGCTTCAACCAGAACCTCAATGGCAACAA GCTTCAGCGGCCCCTGAGGCCCAGCAGTCTAAGGCTGCCAGGAGAGTCTGATGGTGAGGGAGACTCCCGCAACAGCTCTCCCAATTCCACCATCTCCAACAACAGCAGCGACGGTTTTGGGGGCCTCATGTCTTTTGCCA GTAACCTGTATAAGAACCATGGCACAAGCTTCAGCCTGTCCAACCTGGCTCTGCCCAACAAGGCAGCGCGGGAGAAGGCCACCCCATTCCCCAGCCTCAAAG GTGCCCGTGCTCCCAGAGCTCTGGTGGACCAGAAGTCATCGGTTATAAAGCACAGCCCCACTGTAAAGAGGGAGTCCCCCTCCCCGCAGGGCAGAGCCAACAACACCAG TGAGAACCAGCAGTTTCTGAAGGAGGTGGTGCAGAGTGTGCTGGACGGCCAGGGCGTCGGCTGGCTCAACATGAAGAAGGTACGCCGCTTGCTAGAGAATGAGCAGCTGCGCGTTTTTGTGCTAAGCAAACTCAACCGTGCAGTCCAGTCGGAAGAAGATGCCCGGCAGGAGGTCATCCGTGATGTG GAGGTGAGCAGGAAGGTGTACAAGGGGATGCTGGACTTGCTGAAGTGCACCGTGTCCAGTTTGGAGCACTCTTACACCAATGCAGGTCTGGGTGGTATGGCCAGTGTGTTCAGCCTTCTAGAGATTGCACGCacccactaccaaaccaaag ACCCGGAGAAGCGGAAGCGCAGCCCCACGGAGGGGTCAAGCAGCCCAGGCAGCAAAGAGAGTCCATCCGGTCGCATGGAGAGCGCCAGGGCTGCTGGCGTCCTCCTTGTGCCCCGACTCCAGCTGCCGCCCCCCTCCTCTGGGAAGGGGGCTCGTCACTTTGATACCCGGAGTCTGAACGAGGAGAATTTTATTGCATCTATTG GGGCGGAGGCTGCCAAACATCGTGTAGAGGGAGGAGACACTGAGGAGAAGAAGTCTCAAATAAGCGCGGATAGTGGTCTGAGTGTCACCTCTGGCTCACAG AAGAGTGATACTGAGTCTTTGGCTAGTTCTGAACCTCCAGCTCTTACAAGGAGCACCAGTCAGGATTCAGAGGCCAGCACA GTCAGTAACAGCTCAGGGGAGACATTGGGGGCCGACAGTGACCTGAGCAGTACAGCAGGCGACTGTCTGGGTGGCAGGGTCCCTCCCCATCTCACCCTATCCAGAGGGACCCTCTCAGACAGTGAGATTGAAACCAACCCTGCCACcagctctgtgttt GGTAAAACCCACCAGCTAAAGCCAGGTGTGAAGGAGGCTGCAGGACCACTGACCAGAGGAGTTCCATCTGCTCCGATAGAGGATGTCAGCATGAGGATCTATCTGTGCGAGGGCCTGTTGG GCAAAGAGCGCTCTACACTGTGGGATCAGCTGCAGTTCTGGGAGGATGCATTTTTGGATGCAGTTATGCTGGAGAGAGAGGGCATGGGCATGGACCAGGGGCCACAGGAAATGATTGACAG GTACCTGTCTCTGGGGGATCATGATCGTAAACGTcttgaagatgatgaagaccGACTGCTGGCTACTCTGCTGCACAACATGATAGCCTACATGCTAATGATGAAG GTGAATAAGAATGACATTCGAAAGAAAGTCAGGCGTCTGATGGGAAAGTCCCACATTGGCCTGACCCACAGCCAGGAGATCAATGACATCCTCGACCGTCTGGCCAACTTG AGTGGCCGTGAACTTCCCATCAGGCCAAGTGGTAGCCGTCACATCAAAAAGCAGACTTttgtggtgcatgctgggactgATACCACAGGAGACATATTCTTTATGGAG GTGTGTGATGACTGCATCGTCCTGCGCAGCAACATTGGCACAGTATACGAGCGCTGGTGGTACGAGAAGCTCATCAACATGACTTACTGTCCTAAGACCAAGGTGCTGTGCTTGTGGAGGCGCAACGGCCAGGAGACACAGCTCAACAAGTTCTACACCAAGAAG TGTCGAGAACTGTATTACTGTGTGAAGGACAGTATGGAGAGGGCTGCAGCACGCCAGCAGAGTATTAAACCAG GGCCAGAGCTAGGGGGGGAGTTCCCTGTACAGGACATGAAGAGCGGAGAGGGCGGCCTGCTGCAGGTCACACTAGAAGGCATCAATCTCAAATTCATGCACAGCCAG GTTTTCATAGAGCTGAATCACATTAAAAAGTGCAATACTGTGAAGGGGGTCTTTGTCCTGGAGGAATTTG
- the madd gene encoding MAP kinase-activating death domain protein isoform X12, with product MEKKKMCPRLLDYLVVVGARQPSSDSVAQTPQLLRRYPLEDHADFPLPPDVVFFCQPEGCLSIRQRRVSLRDDSSFVFTLTDKDSGVVRYGICVNFYRSFQRGHHRPRTDKGDKGPLAETAVEATEKSDLPADELVPPPASGDAFPPGDLGTGRSPRQRRKPRVAPRNRNSTLTSLCMLSHYPFFSTFRECLYILKRMVDCCSHRLTQRTGLPKGTQRDTMWRVFTGALSVEEKEKGSQLLQDLREVESWVYRLLRSPVPVATLRRVDVEVLPHDMQPPLTFALPDSSRFSLVDFPLHLPLELLGVDACLQVLTCILLEHKVVLQSRDYNALSMSVMAFVAMIYPLEYMFPVIPLLPTCMASAEQLLLAPTPYIIGVPASFFLYKSDFKMPDDVWLVDLDCNKVIAPTNAEILPPLPEPESSELKKHLKQLLQVNQALASMSLNTQPILNLEKFQEGQELPLLPPGRDKASPSSTEFNPLIYGNDVDSVDVATRVAMVRFFNSPNVLQGFQMHTRTLRLFPRPVVAFQATSFLASRPRRSPFAEKLSHTQAVEYYGEWALNPSNLAFQRIHNNVYDPSLIGDKPKWYAHQLQPVYYRVYDGSSQLAEAMSRPLEDEGNYSDPTDDSPVCFSGSDSEAYDSSSSYSSLGDFVNEMIRGDIQGDTPNVDPLTHAALGDASEVEFHDFQEYKEEGSDRMAEGEGSADTAEGQPLRSSSSTTASSSPSTVIQGANHEQTEPGEMEASASAVLQNSVPGLAVPPFTRPTPDPVPMDAANKKKEYDNPYFEPQYGFPTDDDADNEEQEESYTPRFNQNLNGNKLQRPLRPSSLRLPGESDGEGDSRNSSPNSTISNNSSDGFGGLMSFASNLYKNHGTSFSLSNLALPNKAAREKATPFPSLKEYFNFDLEQEMDEDDDDDDDDDDAESPVFGLNSLMEIITEVGPGSGEGARAPRALVDQKSSVIKHSPTVKRESPSPQGRANNTSENQQFLKEVVQSVLDGQGVGWLNMKKVRRLLENEQLRVFVLSKLNRAVQSEEDARQEVIRDVEVSRKVYKGMLDLLKCTVSSLEHSYTNAGLGGMASVFSLLEIARTHYQTKDPEKRKRSPTEGSSSPGSKESPSGRMESARAAGVLLVPRLQLPPPSSGKGARHFDTRSLNEENFIASIELWSKHQDNRKQNALDKEQRAEAAKHRVEGGDTEEKKSQISADSGLSVTSGSQKSDTESLASSEPPALTRSTSQDSEASTVVSNSSGETLGADSDLSSTAGDCLGGRVPPHLTLSRGTLSDSEIETNPATSSVFGKTHQLKPGVKEAAGPLTRGVPSAPIEDVSMRIYLCEGLLGRDKSSVWDQLEDAAMETFSLSKERSTLWDQLQFWEDAFLDAVMLEREGMGMDQGPQEMIDRYLSLGDHDRKRLEDDEDRLLATLLHNMIAYMLMMKVNKNDIRKKVRRLMGKSHIGLTHSQEINDILDRLANLSGRELPIRPSGSRHIKKQTFVVHAGTDTTGDIFFMEVCDDCIVLRSNIGTVYERWWYEKLINMTYCPKTKVLCLWRRNGQETQLNKFYTKKCRELYYCVKDSMERAAARQQSIKPGPELGGEFPVQDMKSGEGGLLQVTLEGINLKFMHSQERKVFIELNHIKKCNTVKGVFVLEEFVPETKEVVIHKYKTPMAHQICYSVLCLFSYMAAVKGKEAEGKPKMLSPRPLAS from the exons atggagaaaaagaaaatgtgtcccCGCCTCCTGGACTACCTGGTTGTGGTTGGTGCCAG GCAGCCCAGCAGTGACAGCGTGGCCCAGACACCTCAGCTCCTGCGCAGGTATCCACTGGAGGATCACGCAGACTTTCCGCTGCCTCCGGATGTGGTGTTCTTCTGTCAGCCTGAGGGCTGCCTCAGCATCCGACAGCGCCGAGTCAGCCTCCGTGATGACTCCTCGTTTGTCTTCACTCTTACCGACAAAGACTCTGGCGTTGTTCGCTATGGAATCTGTGTCAACTTTTACCGCTCCTTTCAAAGGGGGCACCACCGCCCCAGGACAGACAAAG GGGACAAGGGACCTTTAGCAGAGACTGCGGTTGAGGCCACAGAAAAATCTGACCTCCCTGCTGATGAGCTTGTCCCCCCGCCTGCCAGTGGAGATGCatttccccctggagacttgGGAACGGGCAGGTCCCCTCGGCAAAGACGCAAACCCAGGGTGGCCCCTCGGAACCGAAACAgcactttgacttcactctgcATGCTCAGCCACTACCCATTCTTCTCCACCTTCAGGGAGTGCCTGTACATCCTGAAGCGCATGGTAGACTGCTGCAGCCACCGGCTCACACAGCGCACGGGCCTGCCCAAGGGCACTCAGAG GGACACCATGTGGCGTGTTTTTACGGGTGCGCTCTCTgtagaggagaaggagaagggcaGCCAGCTGCTGCAGGACTTGCGGGAGGTGGAATCGTGGGTGTACCGCCTGCTTCGTTCGCCCGTGCCCGTAGCCACCTTGCGCCGCGTGGACGTGGAAGTGCTGCCTCACGACATGCAGCCACCCCTTACCTTTGCCCTCCCCGACTCTTCTCGATTCAGCCTGGTGGACTTCCCACTCCACCTTCCCCTGGAGTTGCTGGGTGTGGATGCATGTCTGCAGGTTCTCACCTGCATTTTGCTGGAACATAAG GTGGTTTTGCAGTCTCGGGACTACAACGCTCTGTCCATGAGTGTCATGGCATTTGTAGCTATGATCTACCCCTTAGAGTACATGTTTCCTGTCATCCCCCTGCTTCCCACATGCATGGCTTCTGCTGAACAG CTTCTTCTTGCTCCAACTCCTTACATCATTGGTGTCCCAGCCAGCTTTTTCCTTTACAAGTCGGATTTTAAGATGCCAGATGATGTCTGGCTAGTTGATCTTGACTGCAACAAG GTTATTGCGCCAACCAACGCTGAAATACTGCCCCCCCTCCCAGAGCCTGAGTCATCAGAACTGAAGAAACACCTGAAGCAG CTCTTACAGGTAAACCAG GCCTTGGCCAGCATGAGCTTGAACACCCAGCCCATCCTCAACCTGGAGAAATTTCAGGAGGGACAGGAACtacctcttcttcctcctggcAGAGACAAGGCTTCACCATCATCGACAGAGTTCAACCCGCTCATATATGGGAATGACGTGGACTCTGTGGATGTCGCAACAAg GGTTGCCATGGTGAGGTTCTTCAATTCCCCAAATGTGCTGCAAGGGTTCCAGATGCACACACGTACCCTGCGCCTGTTCCCTCGCCCTGTGGTGGCATTCCAGGCAACCTCGTTCCTAGCCTCCCGGCCTCGGCGCTCTCCCTTTGCTGAAAAGCTGTCACACACTCAGGCTGTGGAATATTATGGAGAATGGGCCCTAAACCCGTCAAACCTTGCATTTCAGAGAATCCACAACA ATGTGTATGACCCCTCTTTGATCGGAGACAAGCCCAAGTGGTATGCTCACCAACTTCAGCCTGTGTATTACCGGGTGTATGATGGCTCGTCCCAGCTGGCAGAAGCCATGAGCAGACCATTGGAGGATGAGGGAAATTATTCAGACCCCACTGATGACAG tcctGTGTGTTTCAGTGGCAGCGACAGTGAGGCCTATGACTCCAGCTCTTCATACTCTTCTCTTGGGGACTTTGTGAATGAAATGATCAGGGGCGACATTCAGGGAGACACTCCAA ATGTGGACCCACTTACACATGCTGCATTAGGGGATGCCAGTGAAGTTGAGTTCCATGACTTCCAGGAGTATAAGGAGGAGGGGTCTGACCGCATGGCTGAAGGAGAGGGCTCTGCCGACACTGCAGAGGGGCAACCTCTGCGTTCAAGCTCTAGCACCACCGCCAGCTCCAGCCCAAGCACAGTCATCCAGGGAGCAAATCAT GAACAGACAGAGCCTGGGGAGATGGAGGCTTCAGCAAGTGCTGTTCTCCAAAACTCTGTCCCTGGATTGGCTGTTCCACCTTTTACAAGACCCACCCCAGATCCTGTGCCTATGGATGCAGCCAATAAGAAGAAAGAATATGACAACCCATACTTTGAGCCACAATATGGGTTCCCCACTGATGATGATGCAGACAACGAGGAGCAAGAAGAGAGCTACACACCCCGCTTCAACCAGAACCTCAATGGCAACAA GCTTCAGCGGCCCCTGAGGCCCAGCAGTCTAAGGCTGCCAGGAGAGTCTGATGGTGAGGGAGACTCCCGCAACAGCTCTCCCAATTCCACCATCTCCAACAACAGCAGCGACGGTTTTGGGGGCCTCATGTCTTTTGCCA GTAACCTGTATAAGAACCATGGCACAAGCTTCAGCCTGTCCAACCTGGCTCTGCCCAACAAGGCAGCGCGGGAGAAGGCCACCCCATTCCCCAGCCTCAAAG aatattttaattttgattTAGAGCAGGAAATGGATGAAG acgacgatgatgatgatgatgatgatgatgctgaaaGCCCGG TATTTGGGCTAAATTCTCTAATGGAGATTATAACAGAGGTCGGCCCGGGGAGCGGAGAAG GTGCCCGTGCTCCCAGAGCTCTGGTGGACCAGAAGTCATCGGTTATAAAGCACAGCCCCACTGTAAAGAGGGAGTCCCCCTCCCCGCAGGGCAGAGCCAACAACACCAG TGAGAACCAGCAGTTTCTGAAGGAGGTGGTGCAGAGTGTGCTGGACGGCCAGGGCGTCGGCTGGCTCAACATGAAGAAGGTACGCCGCTTGCTAGAGAATGAGCAGCTGCGCGTTTTTGTGCTAAGCAAACTCAACCGTGCAGTCCAGTCGGAAGAAGATGCCCGGCAGGAGGTCATCCGTGATGTG GAGGTGAGCAGGAAGGTGTACAAGGGGATGCTGGACTTGCTGAAGTGCACCGTGTCCAGTTTGGAGCACTCTTACACCAATGCAGGTCTGGGTGGTATGGCCAGTGTGTTCAGCCTTCTAGAGATTGCACGCacccactaccaaaccaaag ACCCGGAGAAGCGGAAGCGCAGCCCCACGGAGGGGTCAAGCAGCCCAGGCAGCAAAGAGAGTCCATCCGGTCGCATGGAGAGCGCCAGGGCTGCTGGCGTCCTCCTTGTGCCCCGACTCCAGCTGCCGCCCCCCTCCTCTGGGAAGGGGGCTCGTCACTTTGATACCCGGAGTCTGAACGAGGAGAATTTTATTGCATCTATTG AATTGTGGAGCAAGCACCAGGATAACAGAAAGCAAAATGCTTTGGATAAAGAACAGA GGGCGGAGGCTGCCAAACATCGTGTAGAGGGAGGAGACACTGAGGAGAAGAAGTCTCAAATAAGCGCGGATAGTGGTCTGAGTGTCACCTCTGGCTCACAG AAGAGTGATACTGAGTCTTTGGCTAGTTCTGAACCTCCAGCTCTTACAAGGAGCACCAGTCAGGATTCAGAGGCCAGCACAGTG GTCAGTAACAGCTCAGGGGAGACATTGGGGGCCGACAGTGACCTGAGCAGTACAGCAGGCGACTGTCTGGGTGGCAGGGTCCCTCCCCATCTCACCCTATCCAGAGGGACCCTCTCAGACAGTGAGATTGAAACCAACCCTGCCACcagctctgtgttt GGTAAAACCCACCAGCTAAAGCCAGGTGTGAAGGAGGCTGCAGGACCACTGACCAGAGGAGTTCCATCTGCTCCGATAGAGGATGTCAGCATGAGGATCTATCTGTGCGAGGGCCTGTTGG GGCGTGACAAGAGCTCCGTCTGGGATCAGCTGGAGGACGCTGCCATGGAGACCTTTTCCCTGA GCAAAGAGCGCTCTACACTGTGGGATCAGCTGCAGTTCTGGGAGGATGCATTTTTGGATGCAGTTATGCTGGAGAGAGAGGGCATGGGCATGGACCAGGGGCCACAGGAAATGATTGACAG GTACCTGTCTCTGGGGGATCATGATCGTAAACGTcttgaagatgatgaagaccGACTGCTGGCTACTCTGCTGCACAACATGATAGCCTACATGCTAATGATGAAG GTGAATAAGAATGACATTCGAAAGAAAGTCAGGCGTCTGATGGGAAAGTCCCACATTGGCCTGACCCACAGCCAGGAGATCAATGACATCCTCGACCGTCTGGCCAACTTG AGTGGCCGTGAACTTCCCATCAGGCCAAGTGGTAGCCGTCACATCAAAAAGCAGACTTttgtggtgcatgctgggactgATACCACAGGAGACATATTCTTTATGGAG GTGTGTGATGACTGCATCGTCCTGCGCAGCAACATTGGCACAGTATACGAGCGCTGGTGGTACGAGAAGCTCATCAACATGACTTACTGTCCTAAGACCAAGGTGCTGTGCTTGTGGAGGCGCAACGGCCAGGAGACACAGCTCAACAAGTTCTACACCAAGAAG TGTCGAGAACTGTATTACTGTGTGAAGGACAGTATGGAGAGGGCTGCAGCACGCCAGCAGAGTATTAAACCAG GGCCAGAGCTAGGGGGGGAGTTCCCTGTACAGGACATGAAGAGCGGAGAGGGCGGCCTGCTGCAGGTCACACTAGAAGGCATCAATCTCAAATTCATGCACAGCCAG GAGCGGAAG GTTTTCATAGAGCTGAATCACATTAAAAAGTGCAATACTGTGAAGGGGGTCTTTGTCCTGGAGGAATTTG